One segment of Acropora muricata isolate sample 2 chromosome 8, ASM3666990v1, whole genome shotgun sequence DNA contains the following:
- the LOC136925967 gene encoding uncharacterized protein isoform X5, with amino-acid sequence MTLAASKGIVLILVSLFHFGNFGHKANAWDFSTSSVIPDIKVVCQGERSRLQCDSASEKLIIYSAMFGRTEPGHVICPYEGDDKDDNYNCGEVDFTYWFKLLCENKTRCKIKVDNEVFKNPCPEQHLYLQLVFSCVKKYSTASTESATTNMPTLSTTAPSSFSSVLILPTTSVMAVASTSTVLVTQPTMTTQKSPKVHSTTSEGGKLPGIIPQQVENTGSSAVETGNGSLGVAGALFVWFLFWQDHSTDYAMVFFTSAACALALAVIVGVCVLYFHRKSKQHLHKAGDSKLKAYEINDSKVSEQVDRFILGPLKTAPPDYMLHEYDWKSEESKGSQSNLPNGSVVKNFNNPELVVSGMNGKSRHC; translated from the exons ATGACCTTGGCAGCGAGCAAGGGAATTGTTTTGATACTT GTTTCTCTGTTCCATTTTGGAAACTTTGGACACAAAGCCAATG CATGGGACTTTTCAACTTCTAGTGTTATTCCTGACATTAAAGTTGTTTGCCAAGGAGAACGTTCTCGTCTCCAATGTGATAGTGCGAGCGAGAAGCTGATAATTTACTCCGCAATGTTTGGGAGAACAGAACCAGGACACGTGATTTGTCCGTACGAAGGAGATGACAAAGACGATAACTACAACTGTGGAGAAGTTGACTTTACTTACTGGTTCAAATTATTATGCGAGAACAAAACAAGATGCAAAATCAAAGTAGACAACGAAGTTTTTAAAAATCCATGTCCAGAACAACACCTTTACCTTCAACTGGTTTTTTCATGTG TCAAGAAATACAGTACCGCAAGTACAGAATCCGCGACCACTAATATGCCGACATTATCGACAACCGCGCCTTCTAGCTTCTCATCTGTACTTATCTTACCAACAACCTCTGTAATGGCTGTCGCTTCTACAAGTACCGTTCTAGTCACTCAACCGACAATGACAACTCAGAAATCCCCCAAGGTCCACTCAACAACTTCAGAGGGTGGTAAGCTCCCTGGAATCATTCCTCAGCAAGTGGAGAACACCGGTTCATCTGCAGTAGAGACTGGTAATGGATCTTTAGGCGTTGCTGGTGCATTATTTGTGtggtttttgttttggcaaG ATCATTCTACGGATTACGCCATGGTATTTTTTACTTCAGCGGCGTGTGCCCTTGCTCTGGCGGTCATTGTTGGTGTTTGTGTGCTTTACTTTCATCGTAAAAGCAAGCAGCATCTCCACAAAGCAGGCGATTCAAAGCTCAAGGCTTATGAAATAAATGATTCCAAGGTTTCGGAGCAGGTTGATCGATTTATACTTGGGCCACTGAAGACTGCACCTCCCGATTACATGTTACATGAATATGACTGGAAAAGCGAGGAAAGCAAAGGCTCTCAAAGTAATCTGCCGAATGGATCGGTCGTTAAGAACTTCAACAATCCTGAACTAGTAGTCAGCGGCATGAATGGAAAAAGCCG CCACTGCTAA
- the LOC136925967 gene encoding uncharacterized protein isoform X1 encodes MTLAASKGIVLILVSLFHFGNFGHKANAWDFSTSSVIPDIKVVCQGERSRLQCDSASEKLIIYSAMFGRTEPGHVICPYEGDDKDDNYNCGEVDFTYWFKLLCENKTRCKIKVDNEVFKNPCPEQHLYLQLVFSCEVKKYSTASTESATTNMPTLSTTAPSSFSSVLILPTTSVMAVASTSTVLVTQPTMTTQKSPKVHSTTSEGGKLPGIIPQQVENTGSSAVETGNGSLGVAGALFVWFLFWQDHSTDYAMVFFTSAACALALAVIVGVCVLYFHRKSKQHLHKAGDSKLKAYEINDSKVSEQVDRFILGPLKTAPPDYMLHEYDWKSEESKGSQSNLPNGSVVKNFNNPELVVSGMNGKSRPALEAPSRRSSNGLIVRVERPDGSTIFFKSPFPSSEESLRSKKGRYVNVEDYRKARNKDGAAKMSGESYFYYRN; translated from the exons ATGACCTTGGCAGCGAGCAAGGGAATTGTTTTGATACTT GTTTCTCTGTTCCATTTTGGAAACTTTGGACACAAAGCCAATG CATGGGACTTTTCAACTTCTAGTGTTATTCCTGACATTAAAGTTGTTTGCCAAGGAGAACGTTCTCGTCTCCAATGTGATAGTGCGAGCGAGAAGCTGATAATTTACTCCGCAATGTTTGGGAGAACAGAACCAGGACACGTGATTTGTCCGTACGAAGGAGATGACAAAGACGATAACTACAACTGTGGAGAAGTTGACTTTACTTACTGGTTCAAATTATTATGCGAGAACAAAACAAGATGCAAAATCAAAGTAGACAACGAAGTTTTTAAAAATCCATGTCCAGAACAACACCTTTACCTTCAACTGGTTTTTTCATGTG AAGTCAAGAAATACAGTACCGCAAGTACAGAATCCGCGACCACTAATATGCCGACATTATCGACAACCGCGCCTTCTAGCTTCTCATCTGTACTTATCTTACCAACAACCTCTGTAATGGCTGTCGCTTCTACAAGTACCGTTCTAGTCACTCAACCGACAATGACAACTCAGAAATCCCCCAAGGTCCACTCAACAACTTCAGAGGGTGGTAAGCTCCCTGGAATCATTCCTCAGCAAGTGGAGAACACCGGTTCATCTGCAGTAGAGACTGGTAATGGATCTTTAGGCGTTGCTGGTGCATTATTTGTGtggtttttgttttggcaaG ATCATTCTACGGATTACGCCATGGTATTTTTTACTTCAGCGGCGTGTGCCCTTGCTCTGGCGGTCATTGTTGGTGTTTGTGTGCTTTACTTTCATCGTAAAAGCAAGCAGCATCTCCACAAAGCAGGCGATTCAAAGCTCAAGGCTTATGAAATAAATGATTCCAAGGTTTCGGAGCAGGTTGATCGATTTATACTTGGGCCACTGAAGACTGCACCTCCCGATTACATGTTACATGAATATGACTGGAAAAGCGAGGAAAGCAAAGGCTCTCAAAGTAATCTGCCGAATGGATCGGTCGTTAAGAACTTCAACAATCCTGAACTAGTAGTCAGCGGCATGAATGGAAAAAGCCG aCCGGCGTTGGAAGCTCCATCTCGTCGAAGTTCTAATGGGCTAATTGTAAGAGTTGAAAGGCCAGATGGATCAACCATCTTTTTTAAGTCCCCTTTTCCAAGTAGCGAGGAATCCCTGAGGAGCAAGAAAGGGAGATATGTTAATGTTGAAGATTACCGGAAAGCAAGAAACAAAGATGGTGCTGCAAAAATGTCTGGAGAGTCTTATTTTTATTACCGCAATTAG
- the LOC136925967 gene encoding uncharacterized protein isoform X6, with the protein MTLAASKGIVLILVSLFHFGNFGHKANAWDFSTSSVIPDIKVVCQGERSRLQCDSASEKLIIYSAMFGRTEPGHVICPYEGDDKDDNYNCGEVDFTYWFKLLCENKTRCKIKVDNEVFKNPCPEQHLYLQLVFSCEVKKYSTASTESATTNMPTLSTTAPSSFSSVLILPTTSVMAVASTSTVLVTQPTMTTQKSPKVHSTTSEGGKLPGIIPQQVENTGSSAVETDHSTDYAMVFFTSAACALALAVIVGVCVLYFHRKSKQHLHKAGDSKLKAYEINDSKVSEQVDRFILGPLKTAPPDYMLHEYDWKSEESKGSQSNLPNGSVVKNFNNPELVVSGMNGKSRHC; encoded by the exons ATGACCTTGGCAGCGAGCAAGGGAATTGTTTTGATACTT GTTTCTCTGTTCCATTTTGGAAACTTTGGACACAAAGCCAATG CATGGGACTTTTCAACTTCTAGTGTTATTCCTGACATTAAAGTTGTTTGCCAAGGAGAACGTTCTCGTCTCCAATGTGATAGTGCGAGCGAGAAGCTGATAATTTACTCCGCAATGTTTGGGAGAACAGAACCAGGACACGTGATTTGTCCGTACGAAGGAGATGACAAAGACGATAACTACAACTGTGGAGAAGTTGACTTTACTTACTGGTTCAAATTATTATGCGAGAACAAAACAAGATGCAAAATCAAAGTAGACAACGAAGTTTTTAAAAATCCATGTCCAGAACAACACCTTTACCTTCAACTGGTTTTTTCATGTG AAGTCAAGAAATACAGTACCGCAAGTACAGAATCCGCGACCACTAATATGCCGACATTATCGACAACCGCGCCTTCTAGCTTCTCATCTGTACTTATCTTACCAACAACCTCTGTAATGGCTGTCGCTTCTACAAGTACCGTTCTAGTCACTCAACCGACAATGACAACTCAGAAATCCCCCAAGGTCCACTCAACAACTTCAGAGGGTGGTAAGCTCCCTGGAATCATTCCTCAGCAAGTGGAGAACACCGGTTCATCTGCAGTAGAGACTG ATCATTCTACGGATTACGCCATGGTATTTTTTACTTCAGCGGCGTGTGCCCTTGCTCTGGCGGTCATTGTTGGTGTTTGTGTGCTTTACTTTCATCGTAAAAGCAAGCAGCATCTCCACAAAGCAGGCGATTCAAAGCTCAAGGCTTATGAAATAAATGATTCCAAGGTTTCGGAGCAGGTTGATCGATTTATACTTGGGCCACTGAAGACTGCACCTCCCGATTACATGTTACATGAATATGACTGGAAAAGCGAGGAAAGCAAAGGCTCTCAAAGTAATCTGCCGAATGGATCGGTCGTTAAGAACTTCAACAATCCTGAACTAGTAGTCAGCGGCATGAATGGAAAAAGCCG CCACTGCTAA
- the LOC136925967 gene encoding uncharacterized protein isoform X3, which yields MTLAASKGIVLILVSLFHFGNFGHKANAWDFSTSSVIPDIKVVCQGERSRLQCDSASEKLIIYSAMFGRTEPGHVICPYEGDDKDDNYNCGEVDFTYWFKLLCENKTRCKIKVDNEVFKNPCPEQHLYLQLVFSCEVKKYSTASTESATTNMPTLSTTAPSSFSSVLILPTTSVMAVASTSTVLVTQPTMTTQKSPKVHSTTSEGGKLPGIIPQQVENTGSSAVETDHSTDYAMVFFTSAACALALAVIVGVCVLYFHRKSKQHLHKAGDSKLKAYEINDSKVSEQVDRFILGPLKTAPPDYMLHEYDWKSEESKGSQSNLPNGSVVKNFNNPELVVSGMNGKSRPALEAPSRRSSNGLIVRVERPDGSTIFFKSPFPSSEESLRSKKGRYVNVEDYRKARNKDGAAKMSGESYFYYRN from the exons ATGACCTTGGCAGCGAGCAAGGGAATTGTTTTGATACTT GTTTCTCTGTTCCATTTTGGAAACTTTGGACACAAAGCCAATG CATGGGACTTTTCAACTTCTAGTGTTATTCCTGACATTAAAGTTGTTTGCCAAGGAGAACGTTCTCGTCTCCAATGTGATAGTGCGAGCGAGAAGCTGATAATTTACTCCGCAATGTTTGGGAGAACAGAACCAGGACACGTGATTTGTCCGTACGAAGGAGATGACAAAGACGATAACTACAACTGTGGAGAAGTTGACTTTACTTACTGGTTCAAATTATTATGCGAGAACAAAACAAGATGCAAAATCAAAGTAGACAACGAAGTTTTTAAAAATCCATGTCCAGAACAACACCTTTACCTTCAACTGGTTTTTTCATGTG AAGTCAAGAAATACAGTACCGCAAGTACAGAATCCGCGACCACTAATATGCCGACATTATCGACAACCGCGCCTTCTAGCTTCTCATCTGTACTTATCTTACCAACAACCTCTGTAATGGCTGTCGCTTCTACAAGTACCGTTCTAGTCACTCAACCGACAATGACAACTCAGAAATCCCCCAAGGTCCACTCAACAACTTCAGAGGGTGGTAAGCTCCCTGGAATCATTCCTCAGCAAGTGGAGAACACCGGTTCATCTGCAGTAGAGACTG ATCATTCTACGGATTACGCCATGGTATTTTTTACTTCAGCGGCGTGTGCCCTTGCTCTGGCGGTCATTGTTGGTGTTTGTGTGCTTTACTTTCATCGTAAAAGCAAGCAGCATCTCCACAAAGCAGGCGATTCAAAGCTCAAGGCTTATGAAATAAATGATTCCAAGGTTTCGGAGCAGGTTGATCGATTTATACTTGGGCCACTGAAGACTGCACCTCCCGATTACATGTTACATGAATATGACTGGAAAAGCGAGGAAAGCAAAGGCTCTCAAAGTAATCTGCCGAATGGATCGGTCGTTAAGAACTTCAACAATCCTGAACTAGTAGTCAGCGGCATGAATGGAAAAAGCCG aCCGGCGTTGGAAGCTCCATCTCGTCGAAGTTCTAATGGGCTAATTGTAAGAGTTGAAAGGCCAGATGGATCAACCATCTTTTTTAAGTCCCCTTTTCCAAGTAGCGAGGAATCCCTGAGGAGCAAGAAAGGGAGATATGTTAATGTTGAAGATTACCGGAAAGCAAGAAACAAAGATGGTGCTGCAAAAATGTCTGGAGAGTCTTATTTTTATTACCGCAATTAG
- the LOC136925967 gene encoding uncharacterized protein isoform X2 produces the protein MTLAASKGIVLILVSLFHFGNFGHKANAWDFSTSSVIPDIKVVCQGERSRLQCDSASEKLIIYSAMFGRTEPGHVICPYEGDDKDDNYNCGEVDFTYWFKLLCENKTRCKIKVDNEVFKNPCPEQHLYLQLVFSCVKKYSTASTESATTNMPTLSTTAPSSFSSVLILPTTSVMAVASTSTVLVTQPTMTTQKSPKVHSTTSEGGKLPGIIPQQVENTGSSAVETGNGSLGVAGALFVWFLFWQDHSTDYAMVFFTSAACALALAVIVGVCVLYFHRKSKQHLHKAGDSKLKAYEINDSKVSEQVDRFILGPLKTAPPDYMLHEYDWKSEESKGSQSNLPNGSVVKNFNNPELVVSGMNGKSRPALEAPSRRSSNGLIVRVERPDGSTIFFKSPFPSSEESLRSKKGRYVNVEDYRKARNKDGAAKMSGESYFYYRN, from the exons ATGACCTTGGCAGCGAGCAAGGGAATTGTTTTGATACTT GTTTCTCTGTTCCATTTTGGAAACTTTGGACACAAAGCCAATG CATGGGACTTTTCAACTTCTAGTGTTATTCCTGACATTAAAGTTGTTTGCCAAGGAGAACGTTCTCGTCTCCAATGTGATAGTGCGAGCGAGAAGCTGATAATTTACTCCGCAATGTTTGGGAGAACAGAACCAGGACACGTGATTTGTCCGTACGAAGGAGATGACAAAGACGATAACTACAACTGTGGAGAAGTTGACTTTACTTACTGGTTCAAATTATTATGCGAGAACAAAACAAGATGCAAAATCAAAGTAGACAACGAAGTTTTTAAAAATCCATGTCCAGAACAACACCTTTACCTTCAACTGGTTTTTTCATGTG TCAAGAAATACAGTACCGCAAGTACAGAATCCGCGACCACTAATATGCCGACATTATCGACAACCGCGCCTTCTAGCTTCTCATCTGTACTTATCTTACCAACAACCTCTGTAATGGCTGTCGCTTCTACAAGTACCGTTCTAGTCACTCAACCGACAATGACAACTCAGAAATCCCCCAAGGTCCACTCAACAACTTCAGAGGGTGGTAAGCTCCCTGGAATCATTCCTCAGCAAGTGGAGAACACCGGTTCATCTGCAGTAGAGACTGGTAATGGATCTTTAGGCGTTGCTGGTGCATTATTTGTGtggtttttgttttggcaaG ATCATTCTACGGATTACGCCATGGTATTTTTTACTTCAGCGGCGTGTGCCCTTGCTCTGGCGGTCATTGTTGGTGTTTGTGTGCTTTACTTTCATCGTAAAAGCAAGCAGCATCTCCACAAAGCAGGCGATTCAAAGCTCAAGGCTTATGAAATAAATGATTCCAAGGTTTCGGAGCAGGTTGATCGATTTATACTTGGGCCACTGAAGACTGCACCTCCCGATTACATGTTACATGAATATGACTGGAAAAGCGAGGAAAGCAAAGGCTCTCAAAGTAATCTGCCGAATGGATCGGTCGTTAAGAACTTCAACAATCCTGAACTAGTAGTCAGCGGCATGAATGGAAAAAGCCG aCCGGCGTTGGAAGCTCCATCTCGTCGAAGTTCTAATGGGCTAATTGTAAGAGTTGAAAGGCCAGATGGATCAACCATCTTTTTTAAGTCCCCTTTTCCAAGTAGCGAGGAATCCCTGAGGAGCAAGAAAGGGAGATATGTTAATGTTGAAGATTACCGGAAAGCAAGAAACAAAGATGGTGCTGCAAAAATGTCTGGAGAGTCTTATTTTTATTACCGCAATTAG
- the LOC136925967 gene encoding uncharacterized protein isoform X4, whose translation MTLAASKGIVLILVSLFHFGNFGHKANAWDFSTSSVIPDIKVVCQGERSRLQCDSASEKLIIYSAMFGRTEPGHVICPYEGDDKDDNYNCGEVDFTYWFKLLCENKTRCKIKVDNEVFKNPCPEQHLYLQLVFSCEVKKYSTASTESATTNMPTLSTTAPSSFSSVLILPTTSVMAVASTSTVLVTQPTMTTQKSPKVHSTTSEGGKLPGIIPQQVENTGSSAVETGNGSLGVAGALFVWFLFWQDHSTDYAMVFFTSAACALALAVIVGVCVLYFHRKSKQHLHKAGDSKLKAYEINDSKVSEQVDRFILGPLKTAPPDYMLHEYDWKSEESKGSQSNLPNGSVVKNFNNPELVVSGMNGKSRHC comes from the exons ATGACCTTGGCAGCGAGCAAGGGAATTGTTTTGATACTT GTTTCTCTGTTCCATTTTGGAAACTTTGGACACAAAGCCAATG CATGGGACTTTTCAACTTCTAGTGTTATTCCTGACATTAAAGTTGTTTGCCAAGGAGAACGTTCTCGTCTCCAATGTGATAGTGCGAGCGAGAAGCTGATAATTTACTCCGCAATGTTTGGGAGAACAGAACCAGGACACGTGATTTGTCCGTACGAAGGAGATGACAAAGACGATAACTACAACTGTGGAGAAGTTGACTTTACTTACTGGTTCAAATTATTATGCGAGAACAAAACAAGATGCAAAATCAAAGTAGACAACGAAGTTTTTAAAAATCCATGTCCAGAACAACACCTTTACCTTCAACTGGTTTTTTCATGTG AAGTCAAGAAATACAGTACCGCAAGTACAGAATCCGCGACCACTAATATGCCGACATTATCGACAACCGCGCCTTCTAGCTTCTCATCTGTACTTATCTTACCAACAACCTCTGTAATGGCTGTCGCTTCTACAAGTACCGTTCTAGTCACTCAACCGACAATGACAACTCAGAAATCCCCCAAGGTCCACTCAACAACTTCAGAGGGTGGTAAGCTCCCTGGAATCATTCCTCAGCAAGTGGAGAACACCGGTTCATCTGCAGTAGAGACTGGTAATGGATCTTTAGGCGTTGCTGGTGCATTATTTGTGtggtttttgttttggcaaG ATCATTCTACGGATTACGCCATGGTATTTTTTACTTCAGCGGCGTGTGCCCTTGCTCTGGCGGTCATTGTTGGTGTTTGTGTGCTTTACTTTCATCGTAAAAGCAAGCAGCATCTCCACAAAGCAGGCGATTCAAAGCTCAAGGCTTATGAAATAAATGATTCCAAGGTTTCGGAGCAGGTTGATCGATTTATACTTGGGCCACTGAAGACTGCACCTCCCGATTACATGTTACATGAATATGACTGGAAAAGCGAGGAAAGCAAAGGCTCTCAAAGTAATCTGCCGAATGGATCGGTCGTTAAGAACTTCAACAATCCTGAACTAGTAGTCAGCGGCATGAATGGAAAAAGCCG CCACTGCTAA